The sequence below is a genomic window from Bacillota bacterium.
TTATCGACAGGGCCAGGATCTCATCGACCCCGAAGAGCGGGTCGTCATCAGCCACGACGGTCAGGAGGGGCTCCGGAAGGAGCCCCTTTTCGGCCAGCACATCAAGGGTCACCCCGGTCAGGATGGCCTGCTGGACTTCTCGCTTTTGCAGGACCCCGCGCACACCGGCCAGGCACTCGGCCGGGGTCAGGTCTGGGCAATGCTTGCTCTGCAGGGCGTGGACGATATCGGCGACCTCGGTCAGCTCCACCCCGCGCTCGGCGAGGACGGCGATGACCAACTCATCGGTGCATAGGAGACGGCCCTCGGGCAACCAGCTTCCCCCCCACCCACGAAACGCTTCACTATATGCGGTGGGGGTTGGTGTGCCGCACATTATCGGCGCCGATGGTCTCGCTGAGCTTGTCCAGGAGGGTCTCCCGGCCGTCGACCCAGAAGGCCGGCTTGAGCCTGATGACCCGTCCGGTCTGGCCCAGATGCAGGAACACCGGGCATTTCCCCGGGTGAGCCTGGAGGAGCCGCCGGAGCTCGGGGGCGAGGACGTCGGCCGACGCAGCGGCCGGGTCGACATCGGCCAGGCGCAGGTGGAGGGCCGGTTCTCCCCCGCCGCCGACACCGCCGCCGGTGCCCAGGGCGACGACGCTCTCGGCGATGACCTTGATCTCCGGTGGGGCGTCGCCGCTATCGCGACCGGCCCTGCCCTCTT
It includes:
- a CDS encoding phosphatidylglycerophosphatase A; translation: MPEGRLLCTDELVIAVLAERGVELTEVADIVHALQSKHCPDLTPAECLAGVRGVLQKREVQQAILTGVTLDVLAEKGLLPEPLLTVVADDDPLFGVDEILALSIINVYGSIGLTNFGYLDHEKPGVLGRLHGRGKGERGRRAPPDGCRGEPWQVHTFLDDLIAGVAAAAAAKLAHARGPRQS